Sequence from the Rutidosis leptorrhynchoides isolate AG116_Rl617_1_P2 chromosome 3, CSIRO_AGI_Rlap_v1, whole genome shotgun sequence genome:
ATTATTGTAAAGTATTATCCCTGCCTCTTTGTAAAGTATTATCCCTGCCTCTTTCATTGATATGTGCCAAATATATATACAGTGTACATGGATTGTTTATCAAGATAACTAACAAAGTCTCCCTTTATTTTGGGATGAGATATGCACCACAATCTATTCCTAGTTTGTTACAATAGAGAATAATTATCTAAAATACACAAAGATATCGGCTATTAATTATGCATCTATTAGTAACAAAGAATGTAGCACTTTCATTGACATAATAATCTGTTAACCGTTTGCATATATGATTATGTATAGTACTAATAAGATCACTTGGCACATGTAATCAAGGTAGTTAACTATATGACCACCTAAACGGGTATCTTACGTATATCATGTTATCTTGGCCAGAAATAAGTGTGCAGCATGCTATAGGCAGTTCAACAGAAAGGAGCACCTAGTGGAACACATGAGGACCTCATATCACTCGGTTCATGAGCCCATGTGTGGAATTTGTGGAAAACGTTGTCGATCATTTGAATCCCTCCGTGAGCATCTTATAGGTACTATATGTAGtttatgttggtgattttagtgttatcaacaatcattttagttaattgagatttactagaaagcaaaggcttattgaattaagctcaatgacgagtttggagagtgtggagtgcacGCTCGTCTGAGTTAATTCAATAAGGTATTGGAAATTATATCTTTTCATGGGAAGGTAACCATGAATAGTTACATATCTTCCTGAAGAGTGATGTTATTTCTAAGAGATATAAATGAAGAGTTGCATCTTTTCATTGAAAGGTTGTATATTTACATTGAAAGGTTGCGTCCTTTCACTCGCACCTTTTCActtcctataaatataggaatatgtTTTTGCTTTCATAATGAACAAAAcagaaaacacacacatattctctaacaatttgatcagtgatttcattgccaaaaacactgattgcgttcttgtcttatccctgtaaagatttcgtgcaaccgatGCAATCGTagagtcgaaatactttatagagaaagtgattacacgattcaagaacgaatccggcagtcaattcataccctTTTTCTAACAGTTTATGTTGTCCCTTtcttacatctatatatatatatatatatatatatatatatatatatatatatatatatatatatatatatatatatatatatatatatatatatatatatatatagtgtatggtCATAATAATTAGTATAGCTATATACACTGTATTAACTCCAATGCTAAATCTTAAGTGATATAACACCATTTTCAAATTTCATCTTCTTCAGGGCCACTACCAAAGGCAGAATGTGAAAGGGTGTTCAGGGACTATGGTTGTGATATTTGCTTAAATATCTTTAGCAGCCGCAACTCTGTCAGAAGTCACCGAAATACATGCCAACTATCAAGTGGAAATAATGTAATAAATCTTCTATCTCGTAAACTTATCAATTTTCCAACTAAGAGAGTGTGTGTTAATTAGAGAATGTTATTATTTCAGGGTTTATTAAGCCGGTTTGCTAACTTAGGCATCCAAGATGACTTGAGAATCGATAGTGGGAAATCAAGGGCAGTTGCACTTGCATGCAAAATGGTTGGTGGTGGTAGTGACGGTTCGTTAGATCTTTGTGCAAAAGTTTGCATCATCGACGAATATGAAAACATATTATTCCGGTCCTATGTTAAACCACACCTTCCTGTTACACATTACAGGTATCTTTTTCATATTTCACTAAACAAATTTTCAATAATTTTATATTAACAGAAGGTCTTGAATTTAACAGATATGAGACAACAGGCATTCGACCAGAATACCTCAGGGAAGCAATGCCACTTAGGCAAGTCCAAAGAAAGATTCAAGATTTTTTGTGCAACGGTGAAGCGATATGGAAGATCCGCCCACGTGGTGGAAAGGCGCTGATTCTTGTGGGACACGGTTTGGATCATGATCTTAAATGCTTGGAATTGGAGTACCCTGTAGTTAAAATAAGGTAAGCCGTTAAGCGATTAAATAAGCAATCCGAAACACATAGAAAGAGACTGATATTTTATGATTTTGATTACAGGGATACGGCTACTTACCCGCCTTTAATGAAGACTAGCAAACTCAGCAACTCGCTTAGGTATCTTACGAGAGCATACCTCGGGTAATTTTCGGCGGACCCTTTTGAATTATTTGTACCACTAATAAAGGCTTAAAGTAAACTGatagtttttttttatatagataTGATATACAAAGTGGCATACAAGATCCTTACGACGATTGTGTTGCAACTATGAGGCTTTACAGGAGGATGAAATCGCAGCCTCATAGAAATGAGAACTATCCACTTGCTACTGACCCACAAAACAAGAATAACTTTGGGTCATGGAGACAAAACGAGCTGGAGAGGATGAGTCCTGATGAACTGTTGGCAATCTCAAGGTCTGATTTCTACTGTTGGTGCTTGGATACAAAAGACTACATTTGATCATAAGGGATGATTGTTAATTTGTTATGAATATTGTATCTGGTGGATTTGATAGTTAAACTGAGCTAATAGTTCatgaaattattatatataaatataaataggaaTAAAACATGGGAATTTATCCATGTTTCTACTAAGTGATTATAGGGAGATTTGCATTGTATGAGCTATATCTGTATGTGTGCTTTTACAAATGAAGTATTTGATTTGATCAGAATTATGAGGCGTAATAGTTATTGATGCGTATATCATGTAGTTAGATTAATCATGAATAAATaagaaatgtttttttttttttttttttgaaaggcatgtTAGTTTTCATCGCACAGTTAGTGGTTAGATCGCATCGCATCGCACTTTACCAGGAGGAAACCGCCACCATCCAAACGGGCAGGTGGGGAAAACCCCCTGGTGAGACTCGAACCCGGGTCTCCTCGAAAACCATGCAAGCATGgttaccaatgaggcaaagccccattggcaatAAATAAGAAATGTTACAGAAGATACACAACATGTGTATCACAACATAGAAATGATAAATTGTACATGTAGCAGACAATGCTAATGTCATGTACATGCATCTCATATATGTCAAATAAAACGTTCCAATGGATAAATATTTAAACACGAAAAGTTAATTTCTGTATGCAAACCGTATATTTTAGATATTGTATCTCTTATGACATACTTTTACTACTACTAAAAGTTCATATATCCACTAATAAGTTTCTATTTGTTAGACTATTTTAATGGTCATGGGGTAAAAGTGACGTGTTTGCACGTGCTGATAAACTGAAAAATAATGGGGTGGCAAAATGGTTGACGTGTTGGGGATAGAGTGAgtgtttttttatttctttttcatttttccttttaattagttcattttaattttattttatttaattactttaattaaatttatgtaattaaaatacacaaattaaaataatatatgattagtTAAAATGAACTAGTAGCTTTTatataagtaataagtaataagtaataatataataataaaatagaacGGGTCTGAGCTAAGTTTAACTAGACTAGCTTTTAAAACCCAAAATCCCAAACCAAAAACCTAATCTCACGGACATTTGTTCTTCGTTGTTCTCTTTCTCTTCACTAGAAGTTCCAGAATCCATTAATTTCTTCATTTCCTTAGATATTTAGAAATACAAATTGAATGCATTAAATACATATTGAATAAGGATGTCAGCCAATCACATTCCTCCACGTAGCCAACACGCTCGAAATCATCTCCGTGCCGTTAACTAGCACCCCACCGAACCAGATCCTACCAACAAGGCGCGTTAATGGCATGTTGGTGGCGTATGGGGCTAAAAATCGACTCCGACACGCTCATTAATCATTATCTTAATAAAATGTTGATTAACATGGATATCTCTATAATCTTATATTTATCTGTATGTTAGACTCAAAATCAATTCACTAATAATGATATACACCAATAATGATATATCATTTATGCAATAGCTTTTTAAAAACAGTATAGAAAATTTATAGAACGGATACTAACCTAAGATCACAAATAACTCGACGTTTGTGCTCTCACCCACGCCTATGTAGCATAACAAACGCACCGCAAACGCTTATAGTGAAAGCGTTTGTCAATGATAACGCGGCAAAAATGTTCGTTtatgatttatttatttcttttatccATTTTCATTACCTTTTAACTCAACCTTCAATTATcttttaaaacgtcaaaaaaaagaaaaaaaaaaaaaaactcgtgcTAAATAGAAAGATGATTGAGGAGTGTTTTCCTATCtcaaactctctctctctctctctacttttcCTCATCCTTCTCACTAAAAACAAACCTGAACCCTAATATCTTTGCCGCCTTCCGGCCTTCGGCATCTCTCCGGGGGGGTCCGATGACTCTCTTTCTAACTTTATTTTAACCCTTTTTCTAAGATCTGCCGTTTTTTGAGCTTCTCCGACGATTTGATGATTCCGGCCAACTTTTCCCTTCCGATTCTGGCGCAGGCGGCGAAAATCGCGTTCTTCTCACGTTCATTTTGCGTTGGTGTTGTTATTGGGTAAGTTATCTTGTTTCCTTTTCGTTTCTCGTTGGTTTTTGGGTTTGGCAGCCGCATTTTAATTGCCGGCGACTTTTCTGTTCTCTGTTGCTTTATTGCTCACAGGTGGAGATCTCCTTATGGAGATCTGTTACTGGTGGTGTAGTTGGGTCGGTTTTTTTATGGGTCGTTTTAGCTTTTCCTTCGGCCGGCAGGTTTGAGCGTCGGTTTGTTTTTTCCGGCGTGTTTTTGCCGGAGTTTGTGCCGGTTTTCTTatagttcttcctttttaaaaaagcCGTGTTTTTCTCCTTTCTTGGCTGGATCTGGTCCGTACTGTATTTGGTATGGGTTTGTGTTGAGCATCTTGTTATGGGTTTGTctttttagtactccgtatatgaAAAGGATCTCATGCCAGATTCAGTTTTATCAACTTTATGTTTTAATGTTTTTGTTATGGGTTGTATTGAACAGGTTTGGTGGTATATGAAAAGGAACTCATCCTAGATACACTATTAACAACTTTGTGTTTTACTGTTTTTGTTATGGGTTGGTATTGAGCTTCTTGTTAGTTTACAAAAAGGTACTCATGCTAGATACAGTATTAACTTGGATCcttcctttttatttttttcttttcatacTGGGTTTCTTATCATCTTTTTGGCTGCCTCGGTTGGCATACCTGCTTGTTTTTCGGTTTTTCGGCAGGAGGTCCGATGAGTTAGCCGGTGTCTTGTACATCTTGCTTGTTTTGATTTATTGTGTTTTGGTATCGCTCGTTCCATCTTTCTCGTCTTCAATTCTTTTTTGACGGATCCGACGTTGTTGCCATTATAGCTAATTGGGCTAGGTATTCGGCACACATTTTTTGTTTAGATTTATGTGTTATTTTGCTTGTTTGGTTAGGTTTGAATTTCCTTTGCATCGGTTTTACTTTGATTTTCGAATCTATTTTAATgttattaagttttttttttttttcataaaaaagCATGAACTATCTAGAATTGGAGCAAgtagttatattttttttattatgatcATAAAGTTGTAGTTTTGAGGAGTAGATTTGAACACTTTGTAAAATCTAAGGAAATGCCAACATGCACTTATATAGTACTTATATGATGATCACGAAGAGATTCAAATAGCCGACAACAGTTTTTCACGAATTCAACACATAGGCTCATAATTGAGTGATATGAAGTCCTCCGTATTGTGGAACTTCAATCACTATAAGATCAATAATTACTCCAATTATAACCACCTTAAGCATTTAATTTTTCAAATTATCAACAAACACATAATTGTCAATTATGGATATAAAACCACAAGCTGTTTAATCAAACAACATTGCACATTAATGAAAAGAGCCCTTATACATTACATCAAATATTTTCTCTCCTTATTTCTTTGAATTCTTATCAAATGTATCAAAACACTTGTTTTTCATCATAGGATTAGGATATAACATAATTTTTCAAAAGACAATAGTTTCATATGAATAGTTCAAATTACAATCAGTTATTAATATGTCGCCTCCTATAGGTATGATGGCTGGAAGCGGCATGTATGTTGGCTTTCAATAATGCATGGTCTCTGAAAGAGTAACAATAACAGTTTGCCGTCCTAATGGATGATGTGTGATCTACTTTTTTCTTGATTGTCAAGTTCAGAATTTTAATTATCTCATCTAAAGCACTCTCTAGCCATGATGTCTTTAAAATATTTGCTACCTCATATctatcaaaaacaaaaacaaaaacaaaatttaGTTACTGGTTGTCACACAATGTAATGTTCAACACAAATCTATTACGAACCAACTTTAAATTGGAGGAAATGTTACATGCTTCACCTACAAGCTTTTATAATAGAATGGCCATAATTAGTTGTTAAGAACTTTCATCTCATTCCACGTTACTTTTGAGTGATTATCAATATTAGGTCTTGTATGGGTTACACAATCCCATAATAATTCACCTTTACAAGCACATAAACTTCATTTACCAAGATTGTATTTATCTAATCACTTGTTGCTCGACGGACTCTTTAGGTCCTACTTCACATCTATATTAAATAATGTGTTGTTGCTTCGGAGACTATACCGAATGCATTTAGTGATATTCTTTTCGGTGACCTTTATCTTTTCACCTTTAAGTGTGTTTAATGCATCTAAAATTACTGCTAGGACTTTGATATTTTCTAAAGGTAAAAAAAATGATGTTAAAGTGATTAATCCTTGGTGGCGATCTTCTAACTAAAAAACTACTAAATAACAACCATCATTTTCCTCACCTTCAAAAAATATCAGTCTTATCGTAATTTTTGATGCCTTGAACACACCTAAAAATGAAAAAATAAAGCTTATTGAGAAAAACATCACTATTATATTCGGTATGCGGATCTCAAATAGCAACACACTATTTGTTGTGAAGGAGGGCTTAGAAAGGGTCGTTGAGCAACAACTGGAAGTCTTATAGTCTTGGTAAACAGACTTTCTTTGCCGGTAAAGGTGAAGTATTGTGGAATTATGTACACCTTATGGGTACTAATGTTGATGATCACTCGAAAGAAACATGCAATGATCTGCGAAAGTTCTTAACAACTAATGATTGTCATTCTGATACAGCAGCTTCTAGTTACAAGTAACATTTCCTGCCATTTCAAGTTAGTTCGTAACAAATTTGTGTTGAAAATTGCATTATTGACAGCTGGTGAtcaattttgtttttgttttatatTGATATAGGCATAAGTATTATGAAGTTATCATGCTTAAAAAAGAGAGCTCTAGGTGACATAATTCAGATTATGGACTTGGAAATTAGAGTAAACAAGTGGATTAGACATCATCCCGACCTGTTACTATTACTCCAACTATTACTCCTTCAGAGGCCATGAATTGTTGAAAGTCAATCTCCATTCCACTTTCTGCCATCATATCTAGAGAATGTGACATGTTAGTACCTGCTTACAATTTGAACTCTTTGTTTGAAACTATTGTCCTTTATTAATTATGTTGTATCCTGACCATATGGCGAAAACATGTGTTGATACATTTGATGAGAATTTGAAGGAGTTAGTAGACGAAAGATTTAATGCAATGTATAAGTAAGGGTCATTTTTTTGTTTATGTGCAACGTAGTTTAGCTGAACCACTTGGTGGTTTTATGTCCGTGATTGTTGTGTGTTTGTTCGTGATttggaaaaaataaataaatgtataaggTGCCAATTTTGTATGTAAGTAATGATCTTATAGAGATTGGAGTTCAATAGAAAGGAGCCCCTAATGGAACACATGAGAACCTTATATCATAAGCCATGTGCTTGATCTGTGAAGCACGTCGTCGATCATATGAATCTCTTCGTGAGCATGTTATTGGCAATATATGTAGTGTATGTTGTCCTTTTCTTACATTTTACAAAATATTGAAATCCACTACTCATACCTACAAACTCTATGATCATAGTCATTAACAAGGATACGGAGCCCGCGCTTCACTGGGGTAGTTTTAATCGGTTTAAAAAAGGTTAACGGGTCGGTTAATGTTACGTTTGATTGAACGGTAAAAAACGGTTGATGGAAAAGGACATCATGAACAGTAAATTACATTCAGTATATTAgttggttaataataataattaatataactataactatTTGCTCTAATGCTAAATAGTACGTGTTTTTGTTTTCGGAAAAAttgaataatattaaaataatgaaaccGAAGATGTACAACTGATGCAAAAAGAAATGCAAACATAGATAAACAGGTGATAAAACGTAACCTAAACAAACTATTCCACTGTTGCGGCGGATAATACCATTTACTAGAAACAAAACATGACAAAAATACAAACATTGGATAACCTAAAAATTGACTAGTAAACAAGATAAACAACGACTACGATATCGTCGACCGCCAACGCAACAAGCAAAGATAAAAAAAATTAACGAACCGTCGGGTATACCGTCTGAAAGAAGATTCCGACCGACTTCAAAGCACATCCCACGACCATCACCCTTAAGGAAAAAAACTGACCACCACCAGAATCCCGACCAACACACCCTCTGAAGCTGACACATATATGGAACCTAACCGCAAAAGAACCCGACGATCCGTCAAAGCAGAAACCCGATCTCCATACGAAAATCACCGCCTAGATCAAACCGGACAGCCCTACCGAAAAACGGAGCCCAAAAAGCAACAAAACCACGACGACGTGCACAACACTCCGACCATCAACCATCGCCAGAAACAATCGAGTAAACACCACCAACTGGGTGGTGACAACAGCTACTCCGATGGCCAAACTGAGAAGAGACATAAAGACGAAGACCGATCAAAGAGAGGACCCAACGACGTCAAACCGGTGCTACGGTAAGATGCCGGCAGGAGACAAGATAGGCGAACAGAGGTAAAAAAGATACAAAAAAGGGGGAATGAAGGAGACAGAAGGACCACCGGAAAACGCCGGCTAGGAGATGATGGTTTATTTTTTGGAGAGATGGGCGGGAGAGTTCAAACAAAAAGTATGTGATAATTTCTTCTACAAGGCCACTGCCAAAAGCAGAATGTGAAAGGGGACCGTGATTGTGATATATTTGGTTAAATATCTTTAGCAAATGAAACTTGATCGAACCCTTGTATGCCAACTTTTAAGTGGAGACCAGTGGCGGATTCAGGAAAATTTTTCACTGGGGGCGAAATTTTTTCTAAAACGTAGGaattttttttttgggcaaaatatagagttttttgagcaaaatttggaggtttttgggcaaaatatgaagggtttggggcaaaaaaaaaaaaattccacggggggcaaaatcgaaaaaccgaaaaaatttgcactaaaatttcgaaatccaccggggCGGGCGCCCCCCTCCCTGATACACTGGATCCGCCTCTGGTGGAGATAACGTAATAAATCTTCTATCTCGTAACCTTATCAATTTTTCGACTAAGTGTGAGTTAATCAGATAATGGTTGGTGGTTGTAGTGATGGTTTGTTAGATCTCCGCGCAAAAGTCTGCATCATGGACGAATGTGAAAATATATTATTCCGGTCCTACGTCAAACCACACCTTCCTGTTACACATTACAGGTATCTGTTTCTTATTTCAGTAAACAAATTTTGAATAATACAATGACCTTTTATTAACAGAAGCTCTTACTTTCCATAGATATGAGACGCACATTCGACCAGAATACCTTAGGGATGCAATGGCTACTTAGGCATGTCCAAAGAAAGATTCAGGATTTTATGTGCAACGGTGAAGGAATATGGAAGATCCGCCCAAGAGGTGGGAAATCGAGGATTCTTTTCTGTGCCATGGTTTGGATCATGATCTTAAATGCTTGGAATTGGAGTACCCTGCGCTTAAAATAAGGTAAGCACCTTCTTATTGTGAATACAGGGATGCCGCTACCTACCCGCCTTTAATGAAGACTCGCAAACTCAGCAACTCGCTTAGGTATCTTACTAGAGCATACCTCAGGTAATTTTCGGTGGACCCTTTTAATAAAGGCTTGAAGTAAAGTGGTAGGTTTTTTTATATAGATATGATATACAAAGTGGCATACAAGATCCTTACAACGATTGTGTTGCAACGATGAGGCTTTATAGGATGATGAAATCGCAGCCTCATAAAACGAAAATTATCCACTTGCTACGGACCTGCAAAACAAGAATAACTTTGGGTCATGGAGATAAAACGAGCTAGAGAGGATGAGTCCTGATGAACTGTTGGGAATCTCAAAAAGGTCTGATTTCTACCGTTGGTGCTTGGATACAAAAGACTACATTTGAACATAAGGGATGATGATTGTTATGAATATTGTAGCTGGTGGATTTGATAGATAAATTGAGCTAAtagttaatttaatgaagttattatatataaatagggATAAAACATGGAAATTTATCCATGTTTCTAGTAAGTGATTATAGGGAGATTTGCATTGTATGAGGTGTATCTGTAGGTGTGCTTATACAAGTGAAGTATTTGATTTCATCAGAATTATGAGACGGTAATAGTTATTGATACGTATATCATGTACTGTAGTTAGATTAATCATGGATAAATAAGAAATGTTACACAAAATACTATAGGGAAACGTAAATATCAAACTCAAATatcaacaaaaaaataaaaataaaataataatcaaattcaaatttttttaTGCCTTAAGCCCAGGGTCGCAGTCCCACACAAACAAGCCCAAAATATCACCCCAAATTCTACAACGTGCAAGTCATTAAAGCGTAAAATGTGTCGCTTTTGATAAATATTAAGTGAATAGTATTCGATTTTGAAAATTAGTATACaggtataataatataatataatactacttgatttgatgaatattattattggtCTCACTTAGAGAATGTTCCGAGGAGGGTCACATGATGCACACTAACATAATTTCTGCAAAAATATGAATAACCTATAAGAAAATGTATTTTCAGTGATGTTTGGCATTTGCAATTTTGTACCTAATTTTTATGATTATGAGTAGTAAACAATTAGAGCATTCTTGGGCTTCGTTATATTTTAAGGTGTGATGTGGATCTTCTTGGAGCTATGATCTGGGAAGAAAGATGGACATAGTTTTGTATATGAGATATTGTGTAATAAAGTAGTATTACattattgtaataatattattaatattaatattaatattaatataatattaaataaactagtcaaagacccgcgaattcgcgggttttacttaaaaatatttatatcgcAAATAAATCATGATAAATGTTTGAATATGTATATGTCGCATCTGAAATAAGTTGAAAGTATGAGGTAAGTAAAAACATAATGTTGACGTAAAATATGTATGCTATAAGcattaaaataaagaaacaaacaaataatactaataaattataGAGGTATTGATTGATTCTCATTGGTGGTTAAATGAAATCAATCTTTTGTGGTAGTTGTGAAGTGCAAGCCATGCCAACGATCTTTGTCTTATACTCAGTATATCTTGTATCTTCGTCAAGATAGTTATACGCAATTCATCAGCCTGTAAAAGGAAAACGAGTTAACAATTTTAGAGCTTAGACCAGTTAATtcacccgtgaattcacgggtttggTTAAAAATACTTCTATCTTGGTACCTAAATTTTAATGTGATAATAAAGTTGTgtgcttttaataataaaaaataataaaataataaaataaaaaaaaaaaaaaatcctaaatCTCACTTGCACAATCAACATTACATACAGCAGATACACATGAAGTCAAAAGGAAATGGAGTGACAGTTGGCAACCCAACTCATGTCTGAAGCTGAGAAATAAACAGACCCATATCCAGTTGCAAAAGGTGGTAATTTGGACCCAACATAATCCAACTACACAACATAAGAGACTGGGTTAAATATGCCAACCCAATTTCGCTTTTTTAGCCTTCTAAGGCAGAACCAAATCACCCCACAAATTCAGCTACATATACTTTTGGATATGAAAGCTGTTTGAGATTAGTGCTACTCAACAATATTAACCAACAAAAGTTTATTGTCATAACCAAAAACTTCACTATGAAGTACAAATAACTTGTAAGAAAGTCATAAGTTTGAGACAAATAATGTTTGGACACAATCACACAAATAACAACCTATGTCCACATCAGTTAACCATTTTGGATTCACAGGTTACTGTTTCTTTCACAATTTAGTAGAAATTATGATAAATACATCAAACTTGAACCATGGACTCATAACTCGTTTGTAGTTTTATGTGTCAAATAACTATAGAAATAATTAAGAATGAAGAAACACAAAAGAGaagataataatcataattaaacaCTATTGTGAACACCAACTAAATAAACTACTATCATTTATAGCATTGTGATAACAAGTACATAATGTGACATACAACATGGCAATGTTACAAAAATGAATGGTCAAATTTACAAAGATGCATAATCAAAAACATCCAATTTTAGAATCATTAGGCCTAAAATCAACTGAGTGTTGGAAATTGAAAACTTGAACTTGATCAAGTAATCGATCAAATAAAAAACGAATCAACACTTGCTATAAATTACCAAGGAAAAAATACATAACAAAACATAAAACTAACCTTAGATAATGTTGAAGCGAAAGAACCCCATCACACTAACATAGCCAAATccagagagagagaaaaaaaaaaaaaaaaaaaaaacaacagtaTATAGTAAGAGACAAAAAGCCATAGCACAAACCTTAAACAACAGCAAAATCTATTATTCGATTTAGAAAACCTAAGATTACAAAAGAACACAATTATTAATACCTCTAATCGATTACTGAACCGTAAACAACAAGTCCATTAGGAGTCATATTTCCTTCTAGGTCATCGTCATAAAACATCAACCATTAAAAATTTGAAAATAGCAAACctagaaaaaaaatatagaaatatcaTATGCAGAGAGAGATATCGCAATAGATAGATTAAGATGAGGATAGTATTATATATC
This genomic interval carries:
- the LOC139896298 gene encoding RNA exonuclease 4-like isoform X2, producing MDPSDTLRNKCAACYRQFNRKEHLVEHMRTSYHSVHEPMCGICGKRCRSFESLREHLIGPLPKAECERVFRDYGCDICLNIFSSRNSVRSHRNTCQLSSGNNGLLSRFANLGIQDDLRIDSGKSRAVALACKMVGGGSDGSLDLCAKVCIIDEYENILFRSYVKPHLPVTHYRYETTGIRPEYLREAMPLRQVQRKIQDFLCNGEAIWKIRPRGGKALILVGHGLDHDLKCLELEYPVVKIRDTATYPPLMKTSKLSNSLRYLTRAYLGRMKSQPHRNENYPLATDPQNKNNFGSWRQNELERMSPDELLAISRSDFYCWCLDTKDYI
- the LOC139896298 gene encoding RNA exonuclease 4-like isoform X1, translating into MDPSDTLRNKCAACYRQFNRKEHLVEHMRTSYHSVHEPMCGICGKRCRSFESLREHLIGPLPKAECERVFRDYGCDICLNIFSSRNSVRSHRNTCQLSSGNNGLLSRFANLGIQDDLRIDSGKSRAVALACKMVGGGSDGSLDLCAKVCIIDEYENILFRSYVKPHLPVTHYRYETTGIRPEYLREAMPLRQVQRKIQDFLCNGEAIWKIRPRGGKALILVGHGLDHDLKCLELEYPVVKIRDTATYPPLMKTSKLSNSLRYLTRAYLGYDIQSGIQDPYDDCVATMRLYRRMKSQPHRNENYPLATDPQNKNNFGSWRQNELERMSPDELLAISRSDFYCWCLDTKDYI